One window of Lawsonibacter asaccharolyticus genomic DNA carries:
- a CDS encoding sortase, giving the protein MKRTMTAMLALCLAAGMALPASALEYTIEALDGPDYGKPTSVEVVHTADGGARKNEDVSKNAARIPPGFGTSSMDARNTGAYLTPNLSPGGAPATGAVVNGSGTAVVTPGSPTGSVTVPDTTAPSTRYTEVTDDLYYKGGYLATLKIPAIDLTIKVYEGTDSKTLFRGAGHFEDTSIWRGNIAVAAHNRGVNNHFGQLHTLEIGDKVTLTTKLGTRTYEVVSVEKVNENDTSGLNPTSNDQITMYTCVRNQRDNRWKVVAVAV; this is encoded by the coding sequence ATGAAACGAACCATGACAGCCATGCTTGCCCTCTGCCTTGCCGCGGGGATGGCCCTACCGGCCAGCGCGTTAGAATATACCATTGAAGCTCTGGATGGCCCGGACTACGGCAAGCCCACTTCCGTGGAGGTAGTTCATACGGCGGACGGCGGCGCCAGAAAGAATGAGGACGTCAGCAAAAACGCTGCCCGCATTCCGCCTGGATTTGGGACCTCCAGCATGGACGCCAGAAATACCGGCGCCTACCTCACGCCCAACCTGTCTCCTGGTGGCGCGCCTGCCACCGGTGCGGTGGTCAATGGAAGCGGAACTGCCGTCGTGACGCCCGGAAGTCCCACCGGCTCCGTGACTGTCCCCGACACGACCGCCCCCTCTACCCGTTACACGGAGGTGACGGATGACCTCTACTACAAGGGCGGGTATCTGGCCACCCTGAAGATCCCGGCCATCGACCTGACAATCAAGGTCTATGAGGGTACGGACAGCAAGACATTATTCAGGGGCGCAGGCCACTTCGAGGACACCTCGATTTGGCGCGGAAACATCGCGGTGGCGGCACACAACCGGGGGGTCAACAACCACTTCGGGCAGCTCCACACGCTGGAGATTGGGGATAAGGTCACCCTGACCACCAAGCTGGGGACCAGAACCTATGAGGTGGTCTCCGTGGAAAAAGTCAATGAGAATGACACCTCCGGCCTGAATCCCACCTCCAACGACCAGATCACCATGTACACCTGTGTCCGCAATCAGCGGGACAACCGCTGGAAAGTGGTGGCGGTGGCCGTATGA